AGGTGGAGCGTTCGGCTGATAACCGAAAGGTCCTGAGTTCGAATCTCAGCGGGCCCACCATCAATACTTTTCTAAAGATCTCTAATATTGTTCTATCTATTTTATTAAATTAGTTCATTGTTTTTCACGGATTTTTGCCACATGCATTCAACTGGTTCCTTTTATTAGCCATGCTGATCGTTGGTCATGTTTCCCGTGACATTGTACTACTTTATTTGAAGTGTTGAGCGAAGCGTCTCATCTCGAATATTGGTCAATAAGCAGGATTTGGGTATATGGCTGGTCTGAAATATTGATTTTATATAATAACCGAAACATAAAATTTATAAACTAATAGATAATACCCCCTTTATAAAACTCGTACTATAATGGTGGACGTATGAATAACGGAGAATTTTATATGGATGATGAAGACAACGAGATGGTCTTGCTCCTTCAGAAACTGAATGTTTCGAAGCCTGTGGCAAAGACACTTGCTTGTTTGTTAACTGCTGAACAGATAACTTCCCGTGAGGTCGAAAGGATGTCACGTTTAAGGCAACCAGAGGTCAGTATTGCCATGACCTATCTTCAGAATAACAACTGGGTGGATGTCGAAGAAGTAAAGAAGAAACAGGGAAAGGGCAGACCTATAAAAGTGTATACTCTAACTGTTCCAATGGATGAGATCATTGATACTATAGAGCAGAAGGTTATAGCTGAGAATCAAATGATGCTGGAGAACATTGAAAGGCTGAAAGACCTTTCATGATCCTCTTTTTTTAATTAATTCAGATTCATTTATTTGTTTATTTATTAACTTATTTCATTGTCGATCTTATAAAGTTAGTTCTTTTGATCTACTATTATCCGTTTTCTCCGGTTTGCAGCTGTGGACAGATACACATATTTATCTGTTTACTGTAGTATTCAGTAAGCAAGTGATACAGGAGTTAGTCTTTTGAGTACCATCAGCGAGAAAATATTTAGCAGGGCAAGCGGAAAAGAAGCAAAAGCAAATGAGTTTATCATGGCGAACGTGGATTATGCCATGGCTCATGACGGCACCAGTGTGCTTGCAGTAAGATCGTTCAAAAAAATGGGCCTTGAAAAGGTATGGGACCCAAAACGTATCGTAATTCCATTTGATCATCTCACTCCTGCAAACACGGAAACAACTGCTTCATTACATCACGATATAAGGGAGTGGATCGCAGAGCAGGGAATTCCCAACTTCTTTGATGTGGGTGAAGGCATTTGCCATCAGGTGCTTCCTGAGAATGGTTTTGCAATGCCTGGTAAGCTTGTAGTTGGTGCAGATTCTCATTCATGCACTTACGGTGCTTTCGGAGCATTTGGGACCGGTGTGGGAGCTACTGACATGTCCGAGATATTTGCCGCAGGCAAGCTGTGGTTCAAGGTTCCTGAGACCATCAAGGTAACAGCACAGGGTAAATTAGGTAAGCATGTGCTTGCCAAGGATGTTACCCTCAAGACCATTGGTACAGTGGGTGCTGCCGGAGCTACATACAAAGCTGCAGAGTTCTATGGTGATACCATCACAGATCTTTCAATATCCGGCAGGATGACGCTTTGTAACATGGCGATCGAAATGGGTGGCAAGGCCGGTATAGTGCCTCCTGACAAGAAAACATTCGATTTCCTTGAAGGCAGGGCTGTTGAAGATTATGAACCTGTTTACGCCGATGAGAATACTGAATACTGCGCTGAGTACTATATTGATGCAGCAAACCTTGAGCCTCAGGTTGCCCGTCCTCATCAGGTGGATAATGTATGTGATGTTATGGAAGTTGCTGACACAAAGGTGGACCAGGTTTTCATTGGCACATGCAC
This genomic stretch from Methanococcoides sp. AM1 harbors:
- a CDS encoding 3-isopropylmalate dehydratase large subunit, with the protein product MSEKIFSRASGKEAKANEFIMANVDYAMAHDGTSVLAVRSFKKMGLEKVWDPKRIVIPFDHLTPANTETTASLHHDIREWIAEQGIPNFFDVGEGICHQVLPENGFAMPGKLVVGADSHSCTYGAFGAFGTGVGATDMSEIFAAGKLWFKVPETIKVTAQGKLGKHVLAKDVTLKTIGTVGAAGATYKAAEFYGDTITDLSISGRMTLCNMAIEMGGKAGIVPPDKKTFDFLEGRAVEDYEPVYADENTEYCAEYYIDAANLEPQVARPHQVDNVCDVMEVADTKVDQVFIGTCTNGRLEDLEIAADILKGEQVAVRTLVIPASRSVMIEAIRNGTAETLLEAGATLGTPGCGPCLGGHMGVIGEGEVCISTANRNFRGRMGTGGQIYLGSPATAAASALTGEITDPRTV
- a CDS encoding transcriptional regulator; the protein is MNNGEFYMDDEDNEMVLLLQKLNVSKPVAKTLACLLTAEQITSREVERMSRLRQPEVSIAMTYLQNNNWVDVEEVKKKQGKGRPIKVYTLTVPMDEIIDTIEQKVIAENQMMLENIERLKDLS